In the Silene latifolia isolate original U9 population chromosome 1, ASM4854445v1, whole genome shotgun sequence genome, atatttgttgaTAGAATAGagtatacttttggctcatattgagcgcgtgtgtaccggtctactgttgtactattttctccacatagtgaaatttgatctcctcgcagggtggacgtagccagttattttactggtgaaccacgtaaatctttgtgtcaacttttacattcgttatttattgttcttatcgcctAATCAATTAACTAtttgggtaacgggacgcctccgttacaacaattggtatcagagctaaggTTCTGATTTGGGATCTGCTTCCGCGTTAGTTGTCTTTTAGGCGTTACTTGGGTTTCTTGATTTTGGGGTGAAAAGATGTCGGGAACGAATGTTTTGAATGTTGAAAAGTTCATTGGGAGAAATAGTTTTGGGCTGTGGCAGTTAAAGATGAGAGCTTTGCTTAGACAGCAAGGCGTCTGGTCTGTTATCTCAAAGGCAAATTCAGCAGGTAGTTCGTCTGATGCAGCAAAGACAGATGCAGATGTAGTCTTAGAGGAGAAGGCTCattctttaattatgttatgtttaTCTGATCACGTTATGGTTGAGGTTGCCGATGAGGAAACTGCTATAGGTTTGTGGTTGAAGTTGGAATCTTTGTATATGACAAAGACTCTAACCAACAAGTTGCTTCTTAAGCAGCGTTTGTTTGGTCTTCGTATGCAAGAAGGTACGTCTCTCAAGGACCATCTAGACCGTCTTAACTCTATTTTACTTGATTTACGTAATTTAGATgttaaggtagatgatgaggatGTTGCCTTAATTTTGTTAGTTTCTTTGCCAAATTCGTTTGAGACTTTTGTGGAGTCGTTTGTTGTTGGTAAAGATTCTTTGACCCTAGAGGAAGTGAGGTCGGCGCTTCACACTAGGGATTTGCGCCGAGTAGCGTCAGGTGGTGTTGTAGACAGTAGTCCTGTAGGGCTTGTTGTGAATTCGGAGGGTTCTAGTAAGGGTAAAGCCAAGTCTAAGGGTCCTCGTAAGAATGTCTCAATTCGCAAAGAACCAGGTCATTGGAAAAATCGGTGTCCTAAGTTGAAGGAAGTCGGTGTTTTATTTCATTGCACAAAAGGTTGCCAAATATGATTCTGAGGAAGATTATGCTctcgttgttgatgttgttccacGTTCTTCGGATAGTTGGATTTTGGATACGGGATGCGTTTATCATATGTGTCCTTTTAGGGAATGGTTTACTTCTTATGAAGCTTTACATGGGGTTAATGTTGCCATGGGTGACGGGTCTATTTGTGAGGTGCTTGGAGTTGGGACTATTCGGGTTAGGACATGTGATGGTGTTGTTGTCTTCCTAGAAGGTGTTAGGCATGTTCCACGTTTGAAGAGAAATCTTATATCACTTGGGATGTTAGTTGATCAGGGCTACAGTTTTCAAGGTGATGGTGGATCGTTGTGCGTTGGTAAGGGTTCTTCTGTTACTTGGAGGGGTGTTAAGGAAGGAACTATTTATGTCCTTCATGGCACTCTGCTGACTGTTGGAGCATCAGGTAATCGTTCTTCTGTCTCTCTCGAGTCTAAGTTGGGGCATATGCAACTTGGATATGTGAACGATACTTTGAAGCACATCCAGTTTgggtcacttgggtcacttggtgATATTCTGGATAATTCGGGTTTGGATAGCTTTAGTGAGAATGGTAGTGTTGACAGTAAGGTGGAGTCTATTCCGGTACACAGTCAAGCTACGGGTTCTCAAGACAAGCTATCTACTTTTGTCTCTGCGCCTCGGTAAGGCGGTCTGCGCCCCAAGAGGTGGGGTGGTTTGAGGCTCCAGGTGGAgctgtttgtggctcttgaaagagAGCCGTTTGGGACCTCATAAGGGGTCATTTGAAACTTCGACGGGAGTTTATTCTTTGGAGCTTTTGGGTTGGACTATCTTGTCTAACAATTTGTACCTTTGATGGAGGTAATTTGTGCTCACTtagaatgtttgttttttgttttggtttcgGCTTGAGTTTTGTTGCCTTGGTGTAGGCATTTCTGTGGTGGTCATGACACCTAGTATACTCAAGTGAGACATTTGTTTTGTTCGTGGCGTTTGTGTTTCTTTTGGGACAGTTTGGTACGACGGTACATTTAGCCATGTAGTTTGGAGGAGATTTTGTTTGGAGTCTTGTGTGCGTTGTTTTTGGTACACCGTTCCATCATAGTGACATTTGATATCTCATATATTTGTGTTGGCGTTTGGTAGTTTTTGTCCTCTTCGGAGTTTGCTACGTTTGGCCTTCCTATTGGTATAAGATATGTTGGGTACTTAGTACATTTGGTAGTCGCAGCTTGCTACATTGGGTACTTTGTATATTTGGTCACATTTGTTGCACACTTGGTTCGTTTGTCCGTTTTGTGAGTTGTGTTCAAGTCAAAGTGGAGACTATCGGGACAGGTAGTGACTTGAGGATCGATTCCGTTGAAGCTGATTTCGGTTTGGTTCTCTTGTTTTGGTTCGTGTTTGGataattcaagtcaaggtggagatttgttaggaatttgtgccttgaatttgtgtcgaagacggaTTAAGCAAAGACAAGTAACAAAGGCCTGTTCTTTTGGATCAAACTTATCGAtctgaatcgaatcaacttataggatctcgaatcgaatcgaatcaacttataggatctcgaatcaacttattggatctcgaatcgaatcgaacttataggatctgaactgaactgaacttataggatctgaactgaacttataggatctgaactgaacttaacttaacttataggatctgaacttaacttaacttaacttataggatctgaagttaacttaaattaagtgaggtataggatctgaactgaacttataggatctgaatcgaatcgaatcaacttataggatctcgaatcaacttataagatctgaatcgaatcgaacttataggatctcgaatcgaatcgaacttattggatctcgaatcgaacttataggatctcgaatcgaatcgaatcgaacttataggatctgaagtgaacttaaattaagtgacttgaagtccaaaagaacagggccaaaGAAGTTAGAAACAAAGACAAAGGGGATTGCCGAGTGGAATGCGGGTCGTGAGTTTCCTACGCAGGTCGTTTATCTTCCTGTGTTTGGCTATATACATGGCCTTGGTTTAAGAAACACAATGGGTCCCACATTTAATTAGTCAAGTTGACTATATGTTAAGTCTCCGTGGCTTTGTTAATTAGTAGTTTCTACTTCCTACCGTATTATATTGAGATTAGGAAATAATTATTTCCTATTAGTTTATTCTTATTTAgtctagatattttatcttgggtggaataaatatataaagacccaagttttattctaggttaattaaaagagagagatttgagagcacaataaagagggtcgatttgtgaggttccttctgaagaagaaaactcaatttgttccgggctctattattggtgttcgtctgtctttgaagatcggaggagtttgttcagatcttggtaggcctcaagattatttgtccttcgtcttattggggtagtctcttttgttcctttgagactactatatttgttgaTAGAATAGagtatacttttggctcatattgagcgcgtgtgtaccggtctctttgttgtactattttctccacatagtgaaatttgatctcctcgcGGTGGACGTAGCCGCTATTTTATCttggtgaaccacgtaaatctttgtgtcaacttttacattcgttatttattgttcttatcgcctGATCAATTAACTAtttgggtaacgggacgcctccgttacaacaattggtatcagagctaaggTTCTGATTTGGGATCTGCTTCCGCGTTAGTTGTCTTTTAGGCGTTACTTGGGTTTCTTGATTTTGGGGTGAAAAGATGTCGGGAACGAATGTTTTGAATGTTGAAAAGTTCACTGGGAGAAATAGTTTTGGGCTGTGGCAGTTAAAGATGAGAGCTTTTCTTAGACAGCAAGGCGTCTGGTCTGTTATCTCAAAGGCAAATTCAAATAGTAGTTTGTCGATGCGGCAAAAGACAGATGCAGATGTAGTCTTAGAGGAGAAGGCTCattctttaattatgttatgtttaTCTGATCACGTTATGGTTGAGGTTGCCGATGAGGAAACTGCTATAGGTTTGTGGTTGAAGTTGGAATCTTTGTATATGACAAAGACTCTAACCAACAAGTTGCTTCTTAAGCAGCGTTTGTTTGGTCTTCGTATGCAAGAAGGTACGTCTCTCAAGGACCATCTAGACCGTCTTAACTCTATTTTACTTGATTTACGTAATTTAGATgttaaggtagatgatgaggatGTTGCCTTAATTTTGTTAGTTTCTTTGCCAAATTCGTTTGAGACTTTTGTGGAGTCGTTTGTTGTTGGTAAAGATTCTTTGACCCTAGAGGAAGTGAGGTCGGCGCTTCACACTAGGGATTTGCGCCGAGTAGCGTCAGGTGGTGTTGTAGACAGTAGTCCTGTAGGGCTTGTTGTGAATTCGGAGGGTTCTAGTAAGGGTAAAGCCAAGTCTAAGGGTCCTCGTAAGAATGTCTCGCATTACATCGCAAAGAACCAGGTCATTGGAAAAATCGGTGTCCTAAGTTGAAGGAAGTCGGTGTTTCACAAGTTGCACAAAAGGTTGCCAAATATGATTCGAGGAAGATTATGCTctcgttgttgatgttgttccacGTTCTTCGGATAGTTGGATTTTGGATACGGGATGCGTTTATCATATGTGTCCTTTTAGGGAATGGTTTACTTCTTATGAAGCTTCACATGGGGTTAATGTTGCCATGGGTGACGGGTCTATTTGTGAGGTGCTTGGAGTTGGGACTATTCGGGTTAGGACATGTGATGGTGTTGTTGTCTTCCTAGAAGGTGTTAGGCATGTTCCACGTTTGAAGAGAAATCTTATATCACTTGGGATGTTAGTTGATCAGGGCTACAGTTTTCAAGGTGATGGTGGATCGTTGTGCGTTGGTAAGGGTTCTTCTGTTACTTGGAGGGGTGTTAAGGAAGGAACTATTTATGTCCTTCATGGCACTCTGCTGACTGTTGGAGCATCAGGTAATCGTTCTTCTGTCTCTCTCGAGTCTAAGTTGGGGCATATGCAACTTGGATATGTGAACGATACTTTGAAGCACATCCAGTTTgggtcacttgggtcacttggtgATATTCTGGATAATTCGGGTTTGGATAGCTTTAGTGAGAATGGTAGTGTTGACAGTAAGGTGGAGTCTATTCCGGTACAGGTCAAGCTACAGGGTTCTCAAGACAAGCTATCTACTTTTGTCTCTGCGCCTCAATGAGGCGGTCTGCGCCCCAAGAGGTGGGGTGGTTTGAGGCTCCAGGTGGAgctgtttgtggctcttgaaagagAGCCGTTTGGGACCTCATAAGGGGTCATTTGAAACTTCGACGGGAGTTTATTCTTTGGAGCTTTTGGGTTGGACTATCTTGTCTAACAATTTGTACCTTTGATGGAGGTAATTTGTGCTCACTTAgaatgtttgtttttgtttggtttcgGCTTGAGTTTTGTTGCCTTGGTGTAGGCATTTCTGTGGTGGTCATGACACCTAGTATACTCAAGTGAGACATTTGTTTTGTTCGTGACGTTTGTGTTTCTTTTGGGACAGTTTGGTACGACGGTACATTTAGCCATGTAGTTTGGAGGAGATTTTGTTTGGAGTCTTGTGTGCGTTGTTTTTGGTACACCGTTCCATCATAGTGACATTTGATATCTCATATATTTGTGTTGGCGTTTGGTAGTTTTTGTCCTCTTCGGAGTTTGCTACGTTTGGCCTTCCTATTGGTATAAGATATGTTGGGTACTTAGTACATTTGGTAGTCGCAGCTTGCTACATTGGGTACTTTGTATATTTGGTCACATTTGTTGCACACTTGGTTCGTTTGTCCGTTTTGTGAGTTGTGTTCAAGTCAAAGTGGAGACTATCGGGACAGGTAGTGACTTGAGGATCGATTCCGTTGAAGCTGATTTCGGTTTGGTTCTCTTGTTTTGGTTCGTGTTTGGataattcaagtcaaggtggagatttgttaggaatttgtgccttgaatttgtgtcgaagacggaTTAAGCAAAGACAAGTAAcaaaggccctgttcttttggactgaaacttatctgatctgaactgaactgaacttataggatctcgaatcgaatcgaatcgaacttataggatctcgaatcaacttattggatctcgaatcgaatccgaacttataggatccgaatcgaatcgaacttataggatccgaatcaacttataggatctcgaatcaacttaacttaacttataggattcaacttaacttaacttaacttataggatccgaagttaacttaaattaagtgaggtataggatctGAATCcgacttataggatctcgaatcaatcgaatcaacttataggatctcgaatcaacttataagatctcgaatcgaatcaacttataggatctcgaatcgaatcgaacttattggatctcgaatcaacttataggatctgaatcgaatcgaatcaacttataggatctgaagtgaacttaaattaagtgacttgaagtccaaaagaacagggccaaaGAAGTTAGAAACAAAGACAAAGGGGATTGCCGAGTGGAATGCGGGTCGTGAGTTTCCTACGCAGGTCGTTTATCTTCCTGTGTTTGGCTATATACATGGCCTTGGTTTAAGAAACACAATGGGTCCCACATTTAATTAGTCAAGTTGACTATATGTTAAGTCTCCGTGGCTTTGTTAATTAGTAGTTTCTACTTCCTACCGTATTATATTGAGATTAGGAAATAATTATTTCCTATTAGTTTATTCTTATTTAgtctagatattttatcttgggtggaataaatatataaagacccaagttttattctaggttaattaaaagagagagatttgagagcacaataaagagggtcgatttgtgaggttccttctgaagaagaaaactcaatttgttccgggctctattattggtgttcgtctgtctttgaagatcggaggagtttgttcagatcttggtaggcctcaagattatttgtccttcgtcttattggggtagtctcttttgttcctttgagactactatatttgttggtagaatagggtatacttttggctcatattgagcgcgtgtgtaccggtctactgttgtactattttctccacatagtgaaatttgatctcctcgcagggtggacgtagccagttattttactggtgaaccacgtaaatctttgtgtcaacttttacattcgttatttattgttcttatcgcctGATCAATTAACTAtttgggtaacgggacgcctccgttacaacagaGCAGTTGGTTACGCATACTCTAAAATCCGTCATATTTCGCTTTGAACAGAAACCTCTTTCGTTCTATGAAGCAGAAATTAACAGCGGCAGCAATGAACATTTATCCGCGGATCAAAACAAGGCAATGTCGGAATTTTATGGGGCTATTAGTAATGCTAGGTTCCTTAAGCTTGACGTTTTTGTACTAGATAATGTGTCTACCGTCTTTGGCAACGTAAATCGACTTTGCACTAAATATGAAATTGTGCCACAACATTGAGATCGTGCTGTCATTAATCGAGTTATGTCCTTTATTAGACCTTCTTACCCTAGACTTGTGGGATATAAGTATCGAGGATAGACATACAACCCTCGTGAATCCTGGCCGTATAGGAGGAACCTCACGACGAGTACTCAAGAGGATAGAGATCGAAGGTGGCTGGACATATCATAAGGTTGCACAATCATTCCTAAAGTTAGCACAGTACTTGTTAAGCGGGGATATAGACATAGATCACTTCTGTTTAAGGGTGGGCTGTCCTAAACATTTCGCACAGAAAAGTAATTTAAATCTTAGACGAAAAGAAGAGTTGAATTTGTGCAAGCTACTATGCAAGTATTATATGGCATCAAGGCAATTTGAGGTTGAATTTGTAGGGATGTTTCACAAATATGTTTCGAATGGTCGGTTGAAAAGGTTGACAAGCAGTAGATGAAGTTATCCCTCTGCCTTTTAATTCCTAGCaattttatcatattttttttGTGTGTGAAGGGAGTCACATGAGTGAATATGCTACTGACGGGGTTTGAACTGAGGTCATGAGTGTATCACCCATTAAACTAGCTGACATCTGCATGATTCTATGGTATTTATATGTACTCTGTAATTTATGCTTAGCTCTATCTATTAACTTATCAATTTATGAGAAACATATATTTAATTTATGATACGAAAATTGTCAGAGTTATGAACTTGCAGCGGAAACATCACGAAACCAACAATAATTGTAAGATAATATAAACGGCAACTTAAACAATCATTGACTCATTGTATCACAATGTTTCATAGACTCCTGCCTATTGTAActttgtaatataatataaacGGCAACTTCTATTCGTGGTTGCGAACAACTAAAATAGATGATTTCCCGATTTGCTCTTGGAAATTTCCGACGAGACAGCTTGTAAAACTCCCCTACAAATTCAACCTCATGTCCCTTTGAAACCATTGGAGCTTGATGAAATATCCTGCATAAATCtatttccattcttttttataCGTTCTACAGTTTCCTTTTTACAATATCTCACAGCACGTAACCTAAAATGGAAATGCTCTGAATCGATAGTGTTACTTAGTAACAAGAATCCTACTAACTCCACGAAATATTTTGATGGGACTCTGTAATCCCACCAGTCGATTTCTACCTCCACCCTCTTGAGTACTCGATGTAAGGTGCTTGAACGGCGAGAATGTGAGGGGAGTTTCAACCACGGTATATTCTTAGTATTAGTATAAACGTCTTCAAGTTTTAGAGCAAAAACGTCTAGCACGGGGCATAATTTCAGTAATGACAACACTAAATTAGTATCAAGGGTATCGACGTAatttttgatgtttaatgtaaGCCTAGTAACATTGCAAAACTGAAGAAACCCAAAGttccacatgtgagggttgtcccacattgataaaagaggtgaagaattaccactttataaggcaaggggctactccctctatcgccaattggttttagagtggaaccctcttgggcctaagttgtggactctttctcctccgtttgggtgcggcccatgcccgttgttgaatttaacaaAAACACGGTACGTATGCAATCTAGTACTGCAACATCCAGAGTAATCAAGCCAACACTCGAAATCGCTTCATAAAATTTTGATTTCAACTTCTTTTCTTCATCGTCTAGACGATAATGCTTTTCACTAATTTGGAGCTTAGCTTCACGCAACGCAATTGGTTCTTCTTCAAGGCAAATTACCGCAGCTACCGGAGCACAAATATTCAGATACTCTAATTTTGGGGCGTTAATCACAATTTTGATTTTACCCTCGGACCTCCAGTTTATAAATAATCGTCTTAGATTTTGATTCGAACATTTCAAATAACCATTTGACGAATTATCTACGCACTTTAAAGACAATTCTTCAAGCGATAGACAGGATTTGATAAGCTTTCCTAGGCACTCGCAATTAAAATAGCGAAAATGAAGGCTTAGACTCTTCAAATTGGGTAGAATGATTGAATCGGCACCAATAGGCAACTCCCAACGGAACGTTGAGTCCAAGCTAATGGATACGAGTGACCGCGCTTGAAAAATATAGCTAGGCAACAGAACCTGAGACTTACACGAAAAATAAGGCCACGTTAACTTGAGTTCACGGACATTCCAGCCAATGCATTCTCGAAACATTACCCTCAAATACGAGATGGAAACGATGGATGAAAGAGGACTTAATTTGCATCATGACGTTAAGAAATACATCAGAGAATAGAAAATTATAATCAGACTTAGGATCGGTCATGATAATGGAGGATATGTTCTTCCATAGACCACGCCATCGATGGGAAAGTAACCCGGTGACAACGGCTGATCGAAGAGGAAGACAGGAGATAATCACGATAAGTATATCGTCATGGAGTGAACTCAGCAGGTCATTTGTTTGTTCTACACTTTGAAAGTTGTTATTTTTCCTCCGTCTCTTCTTCGCCTTTTCTTCGACGGCCATCGATGAGGTTTAAAGTGGCTAAAGAGAGTTCAGGAGTTTAACGTTTAAGGGTTTTCACTCTTTCACAAGATCTTCCCGGTGTTTTGGTTGAGTTATGATTTGACTGAGTACTACCTAATTTGACTTTTACCGCaaatgaaaataaatttaacccgTTTATTTAAATACTAATTTAGATTATTGCgcagtatttatagagtttttattcCTCTATTACTTATTATTATACTAAATtaacacattttttttttcatgtttcaCATTATTATATTTTGCTGTGAAAAAAAtattgaaatgtaaactatttaATAAATTGAGCAATGTCATGAAATGTATATATTAATGAATTTTTTTAATCACTAAgtaataatttaattttataaatttCTCAAATTactttaatgattttttttttcacatatctaaaaatataagtttatatttttgtttaatattgcAAATATGCTTTAAATTATTCTCTAATAAAGATTAGAAACTTGTATTTAGACTTTTATTTTactttaattaaaaaattaatttaatttgaaTATGACTATAGACATATGGAGCTCTCTAACAACGACGCCGTATAATTTCATCGCAATGTCTCAAAGACTCCTGCCAAGAATAGATCAATAACAATGTAAACTGCAAATAAAAAATAGACAAGTAGTATCAAATTATTGATAAATTAACAAGGTACAATTGTTAAAAAAAACGTAAAATCAATTATTCTTTCTAAAATTTGAAATCGTCTCCTGACGAACAACTAAAATTGATAACTTTGCGACTTGCTCCTCGAACTTTTGGACATCTTAAAATACTCCCCAACAAATTCGATCTCACCTTCTATCCATGTCAATGGAAGCTTGTTGAATACCTTACACAAGTCTAATTCCATTCTTTTTTCACGGTCTACACATTCCATTTCGCGATATTTATCACCGGTTAAACTAAAATTGAAGTGCTCTGAAGCAATGCTGCTGCTAAATAACAAGTAGTCAACTAGTTCTAAGAAAGACTGTACAGGCTCGTAATAATGTTCGCCCAAAAAGTATTCGATCTCTATCCGCTTGACAACTCGTGGTATGGTGCGTACATGGTCATGCTTCGGGGGATTCAAGTTCCATCTGAAATGGCTAGAAACATCTCCAAATTTGATGGTTAAAACGTCCAACGCAGGACACATATCCAGTAATGACGACAGTATTTCAATTTTATAGCACGTTCGCATATTAAGTGTAAGACGAGTTGCATTACTGAAAACAGTAGAGAAATAATGTAGTACcaaaacatccaatgtaagagtTTCGACATTAGAAATCGCTTCATAAAATGGTATCATCGACCTCTTTCCTTCACCACAAGGCATATCGTCatcaagttggatttttgcttcgCTTAACGCGACTGGTTCCTCCTCAAAAAAAAATACCGTGTCATATCGACCACAAACATCCAAATAATCTAATTTTGGGGCATTAATCACAACTTCGATTTTGTAATTGATATCCAATTTCAACGACAAACGCCTTAAATTTTGATGCGAATAGTTCATAATATTGCAACTCGTACCTTTATCCTCCAACTTTAAAGACAAATCTTCGAGTAATGGAGACATCTTGATCAATTCTGCTATTATATTTATATCCTGGAGGAGACGGATACTCACATTTTCATTGTTGTGTAGAACATATTTTGAGCTTGTTTTACGGTTAACaggaagaaatctaaatcaaCGACGGAGTAGTACTTAACAATCAAAGATTCAAAACGAAATACTCGTACATCTTTGCAACATCATCGAAAACAATACATACTTCTactatcactactacaaaaaaccATGATAGACATCGGACTTTTTTACTAATAGACATCATACTTGCCTCCGATGTTAagttgagttttttttttggtctaaaccatccggtaatccgaaccacattgggccgactaatccggatttcggggcgtgtccaaggattacggtatttaaacccctcccaatcgcagttgtgggggatcgatccgcagacctccctaccaagcgcagccccatgctaccactgcgccaaccaacgattatAAGACAATAAATCATTTTTCTTTATAAATGAAACCTTTCCGGGAAGGATGGAAATAGACAGCTTTGCCATTGACAGTCGTAATTTTGGGACCATCTTTTCGAGACATCTTGAAAAATCTCCCATTAAATTCAACATCACAACAACTGGAGATCGTTGGCCATCGATAGAGTTTCTTGCACAACTTTAACTCATGTTCTTGATTACTCGAACAATTAGCCGACGGCAGCCAGTCCCAATCTTGATGAAAATCATTTACTCTAAGATTGAAGTGCTCCAAATTGCAAGTGCTTCTTAACAAATGCACTATAAGGCGTGATAATGATTTCCCAGGCTTGCAATAAGTTACCCAGTTATCGATTTCCACATTTATCGACTTTATCCTTCTGAGTGCTCGTCGTGAGGTGCTTACATTGCCAGGATTTCGGTACAACGGCTCGTTATAATTATCGACACCCCAAAATTTCAGGGTCAAAACATCTACTTTAGGACACATCTTTAACAATGACAACAGAGTATTTAAACTATGGCTCCATTTCATATTAATTGTGAGCCGAGTAACATTGTGTAACATCGTAGATAAGGCATCTACTGCAGAAATATCAATGGTAAGGATCCTTACTTTAGAAATTGCCTCATAAATATCGGATTGATATTGGTGAAGATCACTAAATTCAATTTTCGTTTCACGCAGCATAATCGGTTCCTCCTCAAAAGAAAAGGTTAAGCATTTTGGAGCGAAAATAGCCAAGTACTCTAAATTTGGGGCATTAATCACAATTGTACCGCTTTGCAAAGTCACAACCATATTGCTAGCCCAGCAATCTAACGACAATTTTACAAGTGACGGACAAGCCTTAACTAGTTTTTCAATCCATTGATAATTCAGACCAAAGTGAATGGTTAAGCTGTTCAAATTTGGAAGATTGATGGTATCATAATCCTCAGGGAATCGCCAATCATCATCCGAGCCACTTTTGGAACCCAATTCAATCGACACTAGCGACTGCGTTTGAAAAATAACACTTGGTAATGTATATATATTATACAAACAAGCAGCATCACGCCATGTTACCTTAAGTTGATGGACGTTCCGGTTACAAACGTTGCGAATTACAATATCCATGAGAGGCGCCCAATAGTCGAGATCAAAGGATTTTTTAAAATCGATATTGAAGGTATGGATAAAAGGTGAGGTAATTTGTCTCATGGTTTCATTCAATGTGGTATCGAGATTACGTAATTTATAAGTCTCGTGGAAGGCGATGTCAATAGAGGTTGTGTTGGACCAGAGACCACGCCATCGACGGGATAAAGTTCCGGTAGCGATGGCTAATTGGAGAGGAAGAAGGGAAATAATTCCGATAAGAATGTCGTCGGGGAGATAGCTCAGCCTGTCGATACTTCGAT is a window encoding:
- the LOC141627416 gene encoding F-box/LRR-repeat protein At3g26922-like, which translates into the protein MAVEEKAKKRRRKNNNFQSVEQTNDLLSSLHDDILIVIISCLPLRSAVVTGLLSHRWRGLWKNISSIIMTDPKSDYNFLFSDVFLNVMMQIKSSFIHRFHLVFEARSLVSISLDSTFRWELPIGADSIILPNLKSLSLHFRYFNCECLGKLIKSCLSLEELSLKCVDNSSNGYLKCSNQNLRRLFINWRSEGKIKIVINAPKLEYLNICAPVAAVICLEEEPIALREAKLQISEKHYRLDDEEKKLKSKFYEAISSVGLITLDVAFCNVTRLTLNIKNYVDTLDTNLVLSLLKLCPVLDVFALKLEDVYTNTKNIPWLKLPSHSRRSSTLHRVLKRVEVEIDWWDYRVPSKYFVELVGFLLLSNTIDSEHFHFRLRAVRYCKKETVERIKKNGNRFMQDISSSSNGFKGT
- the LOC141645939 gene encoding F-box/LRR-repeat protein At3g26922-like; translated protein: MARTNENDRRSSNRSIDRLSYLPDDILIGIISLLPLQLAIATGTLSRRWRGLWSNTTSIDIAFHETYKLRNLDTTLNETMRQITSPFIHTFNIDFKKSFDLDYWAPLMDIVIRNVCNRNVHQLKVTWRDAACLYNIYTLPSVIFQTQSLVSIELGSKSGSDDDWRFPEDYDTINLPNLNSLTIHFGLNYQWIEKLVKACPSLVKLSLDCWASNMVVTLQSGTIVINAPNLEYLAIFAPKCLTFSFEEEPIMLRETKIEFSDLHQYQSDIYEAISKVRILTIDISAVDALSTMLHNVTRLTINMKWSHSLNTLLSLLKMCPKVDVLTLKFWGVDNYNEPLYRNPGNVSTSRRALRRIKSINVEIDNWVTYCKPGKSLSRLIVHLLRSTCNLEHFNLRVNDFHQDWDWLPSANCSSNQEHELKLCKKLYRWPTISSCCDVEFNGRFFKMSRKDGPKITTVNGKAVYFHPSRKGFIYKEK